In Kineococcus sp. NBC_00420, a single genomic region encodes these proteins:
- a CDS encoding TerD family protein: MLTLLSGARTPLTGQRLTVATHLEDRLDLLALLVDERRQAASDADLIFWNAPDDRHGVRLLSSGRLQLILNRVPASIERIILAASRDGAPFADLGSLRTTLGSDDGSQVLLQADHLSVETVVILGEVYRHQGAWRVSSVGAGYANGLVGLLRDHGITVDDDGTENAAPTHDPTVPRTAAPPPPPPAATPPAGSRSARPASSGPSSTPPRPTPAPHGGPPPPAPLRPDPARQGQRGYCPHCSTKLPRKLLSFSPCPTCTPLRQAWLRDLERILATSPPAGLDQHWRRLHELGLTYPRMRPDIEPIALTHLQTVVHVAFADSIIEQHEIDDFDAWVAALSLQDHHQVAVLRSQLLRGQQLSLIRSGVLPRVNVYGLHLQADETPHLQAPATYVKRNASSERLHSGQLLITSRGLAFSGVSGHQYTYKQVLRVDAFGPDVHIQTTRAGGEYVYRVVDADIVAATTEGALRIAKRLVIAPGQRDSRRIPHAVKVAVFQRDGGKCVQCGRSEYLEYDHDIPWSLGGATSEDNLRLLCRRCNQEKGARI; encoded by the coding sequence GTGCTCACCTTGCTCAGCGGCGCTCGCACCCCCCTCACCGGTCAACGGCTGACGGTCGCCACCCACCTCGAAGATCGACTGGACCTGCTGGCCCTGCTCGTCGACGAACGCCGCCAGGCCGCCTCCGATGCAGACCTGATCTTCTGGAACGCCCCCGACGACCGCCACGGCGTCCGCCTCCTCAGCTCCGGGCGCCTGCAACTGATCTTGAACCGGGTCCCGGCCTCGATCGAGCGCATCATCCTCGCCGCCTCCCGCGACGGTGCCCCCTTCGCCGACCTGGGATCCCTGCGCACCACCCTCGGCAGCGACGACGGCTCCCAGGTGCTCCTGCAGGCCGACCACCTCAGCGTCGAGACCGTCGTGATCCTGGGCGAGGTCTACCGCCACCAAGGCGCGTGGCGGGTCAGTTCCGTTGGCGCCGGCTACGCCAACGGCCTCGTCGGACTCCTACGCGATCACGGGATCACCGTTGATGACGACGGGACCGAGAACGCAGCCCCGACCCACGACCCGACCGTGCCCCGAACTGCAGCTCCGCCACCACCGCCACCAGCCGCGACCCCACCGGCCGGGTCCCGCTCCGCACGGCCAGCCTCAAGCGGTCCCTCGAGCACCCCACCCAGGCCTACACCTGCACCTCACGGTGGTCCTCCCCCGCCGGCACCGCTTCGCCCCGACCCCGCCCGACAGGGCCAGCGCGGCTACTGCCCCCACTGCAGCACCAAACTGCCCCGCAAGCTGCTGTCCTTCAGCCCCTGCCCCACCTGCACGCCGCTGCGTCAGGCGTGGCTGCGCGACCTCGAGCGCATCCTGGCCACCTCACCACCTGCCGGCCTGGACCAGCACTGGCGGCGCCTGCACGAGCTGGGCCTGACCTACCCCCGGATGCGCCCGGACATCGAGCCGATCGCGCTGACGCACCTGCAGACCGTCGTCCACGTCGCCTTCGCCGACTCCATCATCGAACAGCACGAGATCGACGACTTCGACGCCTGGGTCGCTGCCCTCTCCCTGCAAGACCACCACCAGGTCGCGGTGCTGAGGAGCCAGCTGCTGCGCGGGCAACAACTCAGCCTCATCCGCTCCGGAGTCCTGCCCCGGGTGAACGTCTACGGCCTGCACCTGCAAGCCGATGAAACCCCCCACTTGCAAGCCCCGGCCACCTACGTCAAGCGCAACGCCTCCAGCGAGCGCCTGCACTCTGGTCAGCTGCTCATCACCAGCCGTGGCCTGGCCTTCAGCGGAGTCAGCGGGCACCAGTACACCTACAAGCAGGTGCTGCGGGTCGACGCCTTCGGCCCCGACGTCCACATCCAAACCACCCGCGCCGGTGGGGAGTACGTCTACCGCGTCGTGGACGCCGACATCGTCGCCGCCACCACTGAAGGGGCACTGCGCATCGCCAAACGCCTGGTCATCGCCCCCGGCCAGCGTGACTCCCGCCGCATCCCGCACGCGGTGAAAGTCGCGGTCTTCCAGCGCGATGGCGGCAAGTGCGTGCAGTGCGGACGCAGTGAGTACCTGGAGTACGACCACGACATCCCCTGGAGCCTGGGCGGGGCCACCAGCGAGGACAACCTGCGACTGCTGTGCCGGCGCTGCAACCAGGAGAAGGGCGCGCGCATCTGA
- a CDS encoding DUF4193 domain-containing protein, with the protein MATDYDAPRKTDDDDTDSIEELKTHRTDKTSSSRVDEDETDAAEGFELPGADLSGEELSVQVLPRQQDEFTCTNCFLVKHRSQLHTAQSRGDGQLICNDCAD; encoded by the coding sequence ATGGCAACCGACTACGACGCACCACGCAAGACCGACGACGACGACACCGACTCCATCGAGGAGCTAAAGACCCACCGCACCGACAAGACCTCGTCCTCCCGCGTCGATGAGGACGAGACCGACGCCGCCGAGGGCTTCGAGCTGCCCGGTGCCGACCTCTCCGGCGAGGAACTGTCGGTGCAAGTCCTGCCGCGTCAGCAGGACGAGTTCACCTGCACCAACTGCTTCCTGGTCAAGCACCGCAGCCAACTGCACACCGCCCAGAGCAGGGGCGACGGTCAGCTGATCTGCAACGACTGCGCCGACTGA